In one Triplophysa rosa linkage group LG13, Trosa_1v2, whole genome shotgun sequence genomic region, the following are encoded:
- the lbx2 gene encoding transcription factor LBX2, with protein MTSSTKGMKAGSVLQSSGEERRRGPLDQLPPPANSNKPLTPFSIEDILNKPNVKKSVGTLCPPRVLEKVAGSAATRNGISAPSSPLCALEELASKTFKGLEVSVIQAAEGREHLNGFGQRQASKKRRKSRTAFTNHQIYELEKRFLYQKYLSPADRDQIAQQLGLTNAQVITWFQNRRAKLKRDLEEMKADVESLKKIPPQALEKLVSMDDIDDPHGGSGPISPSLSPRAFPQSPSSSRGQTTDEFSEEDEEIEVDD; from the exons ATGACCTCCAGTACTAAAGGCATGAAGGCAGGCTCCGTTTTACAGTCCAGCGGCGAGGAGAGGCGGCGGGGTCCCTTGGACCAGCTCCCACCTCCGGCGAACTCCAACAAGCCCCTCACCCCATTCAGCATAGAGGATATCTTAAATAAACCCAACGTGAAGAAATCGGTCGGTACTCTGTGCCCTCCGCGGGTTCTGGAGAAAGTGGCCGGCTCGGCTGCGACACGGAACGGGATCAGCGCGCCCTCTTCTCCGTTGTGTGCTTTGGAAGAGCTGGCGAGCAAAACTTTCAAAGGGCTGGAAGTTAGCGTTATACAAGCCGCAGAAG GTCGCGAGCATCTTAACGGCTTTGGCCAAAGACAGGCCTCCAAAAAACGACGGAAGTCCCGCACAGCATTCACAAACCATCAAATCTACGAGCTGGAGAAACGCTTTTTGTATCAAAAATATCTGTCACCGGCCGACAGAGACCAGATCGCGCAGCAGCTGGGTCTGACCAACGCGCAGGTCATCACCTGGTTCCAGAACCGACGGGCCAAGCTTAAAAGAGATCTCGAGGAGATGAAAGCGGACGTGGAGTCGCTCAAGAAAATCCCCCCGCAGGCATTGGAAAAACTGGTGTCCATGGATGACATCGACGACCCTCACGGTGGCTCTGGGCCCATTTCGCCCAGTCTTTCCCCGAGAGCCTTTCCCCAGTCCCCGTCCTCGTCGA